The genomic stretch CCCTGCTGCTGCCTGACTACAGCACTGACCCCGAAATCTCTAGTTTGGCGGAGGAGGTCTTTACTCAGCAGGCTAGGGATGTCGCCACCGACAGCGCTGTCCCACCCCTCTACGACTGGCTGCAAGATCTAGAGCAGCCCGAGCCTTCCGATCCCGCTGTGACCAACTTGGTACAGCGGTTATCTCAACCCCAACCTTCAAATAATGGCAGCGGACCGGGCTCCGATCGCCCCCTAATCGCCGACCCCGCCGAAAGCCTGCTGCCCCAGACCCAGCCCAGCCCGACGCCGCTGTACCCCCTACCTCCAGACCCGAATGCTACTTCAACCGCAGGAGTGCCACCGCTGACTTGGGCGCTGCCTCGGCGCTGGTCGGTGTCTCCTAACCTGCTGGTGTGGGGTAGCTTGGGCCTAGCGGGGTTAGGGGCAGTGCTGGGGCTAGCCACCATCACCCTAACCACCGTCAACCGCCCCACGGTGAGCGACCCGGTTGAGCCACCGGTGGCTAGTGACGCTGGCGGAACCTCGTCAACTGCCAGCCCGGTGCTGCTGTCAGGGGCGCTAAATGCGCTCGCCCTAGGGCGTACTGACACCGCTCGCATTTTGATCGAGCAGTTACTCGATCGCAACGACCTGACCACTGCTGAGTCAGCGGTGAGCGCCATAGCTGAGTCACAACTGCTCGACCCAGACCTTGCCTATGTGCGAGGGCGATTGGCCTGGCAGCAAATGGTCGCTGGCAGTGCCGCCGACACCTCCCCCAGCGATGCCCTACGCGCTTGGAATCAGGCCACCGAGGGTCGCCCCGACTTTCTTGAGGCGTGGGTGGCGCTGGGGTTTGCCCACATGGCTATGGATGACTACGACCAGGCCACAACAGCCTGGCAACGGGCGATCGACATTGACCAGCGCCAGCGGCGCGACATTAACCCCGACGATCCCCAGGTGGCCGTTCCCGTAACGGTCAACGCCTATGCGGGGCTGGCTCTTGCTTACCACAAGAACAGCGAGCTGGCCATCGCGGCCGAAGAGCAGGCCCAGCTCCGGCAGCAGGCCCAATCTTATTTCGCTCAGACCCTGGCTCTCGACTCCACTATGGTTAATCCCAATGCCTTATCCCTCAACTGGCGCTGGTCGCCGGCTCTGATTGGCAGTTGGCAAACCACTGTCAGCCAGCTGGCCGTTAGCAGCGGCAACGCAGTAGAGACCAATAACTGAGCTTTTCTCACCGGCTAAAGCGGGTGTTAGCATGATTAGACTACTGAGAATCATTTATGCCCAGCACTCTCGCGATTCTGGCCCATCCCACTCAGGCTACCGCCGTCCTGGATTGGCTCTCAAAGCATGAGGGGGTGTTGACCCACTTTCAAATTATGGCCCCGGCAGAAATGGCCCAAGGCATTGAGCAGGGTTGGGATCTACAAAAAATAGAGCTAGTTGCCCTCAAAGAATCTAACCAGGGGGGCGATATTGAGCTAGCTGCCCACATTCTTGCCGGGGAGGTGGCAGGGGTAATTTTCTTCACTGACCCGGAGGCGCTTGCCTTCGCCTTTCCCAGTTTTTCCCTGGTGCTGCGGGCCTGCCAACTCCAAGGCATTCCCGCTGCCCTCAACGCCATGTCGGCCACCCTGCTGCTGCGGGGCATTGCCGAAAGCCAGATTGCCTACCTGATCTTTAATCCGGTAGCCGGCCAAGGTAACCCCAATACCGATCTTGCCCTGATCAAAGAAGTGCTCGAGCCTCAGATCCTGGTCAACGTGATCATGACGAAACCCGAGCTTGATCCGGCGGAGCAGGCCCAAGAGGTGATTGCCCACATTCAGTCCAAGACTGAGCACGACATGGGCCGCAGCCTGATTATTGCCTCCGGTGGCGATGGTACGGTGTCGGCAGTCGCCGGAGCCACCATCGGGACGGGTATTCCCCTGGGCGTGATTCCGCGGGGTACCGCCAACGCGTTTTCAGTGGGCTTGGGCATTCCCACTAACTTGCGCGCTGCCTGCGAAACGATTTTGGCAGGCAACACCCACGTGATTGATGCCGCCCGCTGCAACGACATTCCTATGATCCTGCTGGCTGGGTTAGGTTTCGAGGCCGGCATGGTCGATGGGGCCAGCCGCCAGCTCAAAAACGAGCTGGGTAACTTGGCCTACGTGCTCTCGGGGGTGCGACAACTGGCCGCCGCTGAACCCTTTACCGCCACCCTCGAAATTGACGGTGAGGTGACGACGGTGGTTACTACCGCTATTACTGTCGCTAACGTAGCTCCGCCGACCTCTGTGCTGGCTCAGGGTTTAGGGGAGGTGATCCCTGACGACGGCCTGCTAGAGATTACCATTGCCACCAGCACGACCCGGCTGCAGGGCATTAATGCTCTGGCGTCTCTAGTTGCAGCCGCGGCCTGGGGTAACCCAACCCAACGGGACGACATTACCTGCCTACGGGCTCGCCGCATTAAGGTAAGTACCGACCCGCCGCAAAAGCTGGTGGTCGATGGCGAGATTTTAGAAGTCAACCCAGTATTGTTTGAGTGCCTACCCGACGCGCTTACGGTATTTGCGCCCCTCCAAACGCTCTAGCCGATTCCAAAGGCATGGCGACAACGGGTAGCTCAAGGGGCTGACCGTGAACTCATGGAGGCTGGCACCAAGGCGATGACCGCGTACTAAGC from Leptolyngbya subtilissima AS-A7 encodes the following:
- a CDS encoding CHAT domain-containing protein, with translation MTQVVTQEFQLSITPLGPDTYLLRTEVVAPGVPLAEAQVTWPLATWLSQAEALFQDPLQALLAAPTAPVSTSDPWTQLGQTLHQGLFQGRIRDSWVAAQGVAQNRRQPLRLRLGFKDSRVQRLPWELLYDDDRPLATGLDVTLCRYYQAQTVTDLAAMVPLSPASDPIRLLVIISAPSDQERLALRQEVQSLIDSLQATRLGYLTLELTILEQPGRPELAQALEQGKFQILHYAGHSEAGDTGGDLFLVNRQTGLTERLSGEDLAGLLVNNGVRLAVFNSCRGAYTPQDDAQAGWRDQNLVQALVNRGVPGVIAMADRIPDDVALTFTQLLYRNLHQGHPIDLCLSRVRQGLMSAYGSDQPFWMLPLLYLRPDFDGYLYAHDSAAASESGFGDDDLAEAALLLPDYSTDPEISSLAEEVFTQQARDVATDSAVPPLYDWLQDLEQPEPSDPAVTNLVQRLSQPQPSNNGSGPGSDRPLIADPAESLLPQTQPSPTPLYPLPPDPNATSTAGVPPLTWALPRRWSVSPNLLVWGSLGLAGLGAVLGLATITLTTVNRPTVSDPVEPPVASDAGGTSSTASPVLLSGALNALALGRTDTARILIEQLLDRNDLTTAESAVSAIAESQLLDPDLAYVRGRLAWQQMVAGSAADTSPSDALRAWNQATEGRPDFLEAWVALGFAHMAMDDYDQATTAWQRAIDIDQRQRRDINPDDPQVAVPVTVNAYAGLALAYHKNSELAIAAEEQAQLRQQAQSYFAQTLALDSTMVNPNALSLNWRWSPALIGSWQTTVSQLAVSSGNAVETNN
- a CDS encoding YegS/Rv2252/BmrU family lipid kinase, producing the protein MPSTLAILAHPTQATAVLDWLSKHEGVLTHFQIMAPAEMAQGIEQGWDLQKIELVALKESNQGGDIELAAHILAGEVAGVIFFTDPEALAFAFPSFSLVLRACQLQGIPAALNAMSATLLLRGIAESQIAYLIFNPVAGQGNPNTDLALIKEVLEPQILVNVIMTKPELDPAEQAQEVIAHIQSKTEHDMGRSLIIASGGDGTVSAVAGATIGTGIPLGVIPRGTANAFSVGLGIPTNLRAACETILAGNTHVIDAARCNDIPMILLAGLGFEAGMVDGASRQLKNELGNLAYVLSGVRQLAAAEPFTATLEIDGEVTTVVTTAITVANVAPPTSVLAQGLGEVIPDDGLLEITIATSTTRLQGINALASLVAAAAWGNPTQRDDITCLRARRIKVSTDPPQKLVVDGEILEVNPVLFECLPDALTVFAPLQTL